The following nucleotide sequence is from Echeneis naucrates chromosome 17, fEcheNa1.1, whole genome shotgun sequence.
GTGCTGAGCGCTACGGAAACCCTGAATGCCAAGAAAAACACGTGAGATATCCTTCCTCTCACATTCCTCCTGCCTGTATTTCAATGAAcgaaggaaggagggaggcgGCGCAGTGTtggggggaagagagaaagctcgaagaggaagggagggtgTGGAGAGGTTGATGGTGGAGAAGGGAGAAGAAAGCAGGGAGAATAATAAGGAGAGGAAAGTTGTTGCAAGGCAAAGGTCACTGTGGTAATGGGCTTTACACTTAGAAGAGCTAACGGGTTAAAAGCACTAAGATGCTCCTGCACTACTAAGATTATGTTAGGAATACATGTGCTTGATATGAGACGTGATTGCTTGTCCAAAATTCATTGAAGAGGCTACGAGCGTGGACACTTACTGGACTATTAATACTGTATTACTATTCTAATGCTGTGTTGGACTGTAATTGTATTGTCgctttgtcttttgcttttaaatatattaaattttaatttagtttaagtatcataatataaaaaaatattaagtgaTAGCTGATATTTTATATGTTTCAGTCTCCGGCAGCAGACAGCTAAGGTTAAGCATATAGAagtgagatggatggatggatgggtacatatttatataaattatggaaaacatgaagatttatttttttaaagatgatgtaaaagaagaaaaatagcaAGTATTATTACTTAGTTTGTCAGTTGATTCATTATCCATCACATTTACCAAGCCTGTGCCTCTTAAATAGAGCTGTTTAAGTCCATTTACATCTACAGTGCTATCTAATTATGGCTGTCATGTTCACACGTCTTCTCCGACTTTTCAAATATTCACAAGCCAAATCTTTATATCTTCAGGGAAGAGGAATTTGGAGCCAGACTAACTCGCCATGCTCTCCCTGTTTTGGCTCTACAGGCAGGTTCTCCAGCAACCAGATAACCAGCCAGGCAGCAACGCCCGCCACATGGCACATGTTTGCGGAGTACTTATGCAAGACGCAGCATCATGTCTTAGAGAATACCTTGCAGGCCGAGGAGGCGGGGTGGTGGGGTCTGCGCTAAGCCCATTAGAAAAACAGGCCAAGAGGGTTAATGCCATGGCTGCTGCCTGAGCCCATCACCTGACTCACTCAGGTTCAATCTGAATACCaacatgttgcaaaaaaaaaatgaaggtgttggaagtaaaaatgaataacaaagaaaaggttttctttcatttaaagttgCGGTATGGTGCCAAAAAGCTCCCTGCTCCACCTGTATTCATATTTCTTGCCATCTGTCAACACTTCCAAGCAGAGCCactggtttatttttaaaccccAAATATCGTCACTGACTGAACGAACGGGGTTACCTGAAAAGTGCAATCAGGGACTTGGCCTCACATGCAGCACTGGAATAACTAACAACTCCACGTCAAACCAACCACCTTGTCGCAATTCTCATAAAACGTGTCCtccactgaacacaaacagcactaTAAAACCAATATAAATCCGGCTGAACCCCTGCTGATCCGTGTGCAGTTCAGTTCAGGTGTATTGGGTTTGTCCATCAGCTACCTCTAAACTGTTCTTCTAAATGTGCTACTGTTCAGGTACCGGTGCCAACTGTATCATCAGCACAGCTGCACTCGGCCAAAGAAAAGGTTTCAGTAAATGGATTCAGACACCAAGCGTCTGTTCACCTGCGTTCCCTCAGCAGAAGAGGCATCTATTAATATCTtcctattttacattttacagactCAATATTAGTTATTGTCTGAcattgatttagttttttgtctttgtttctaaATTACttcttttatgtaatttatttagCAAAAAATTAGCAGATTAAAATATCTTCTAAAATGTAACTATATAGTTGTGAGGCCATTTCTTCTGAGATTCTTGTTCATTCAAATAATCCTTGTCTTTTGAGATGGCAAAAAATTATGTCACACATAAGGCAGAcagcatttttccatttttcctgcCATGTCTGCCAGAAAACATCCTTTACCATCACAGGAAGATGTTAGGAACAACAAGAAGTGATGAGGTGACTGGATACGACATGCCACTGTCTCATTTTCGAATATATGCTAGATGTACTTTCACTCAAGCCACTGACCAGTTTGAAGATCTTGAAGAAGTCTAAATTAGCGTAGAGCACGTCCTCTATCTTCTGCAGCCTTTGCTGGCTGAGAGCACACATGGCGTTGCGGACCCCGTGGAGCCCCATTCGACTGGGAAAGATGATGAAGCGCTCCAGCAAGGCCTGACTGCAGGCGATGTCTTTCAGCTGCAGGTCTGGGATACCAAAGGCAAACTGGAggcagtgacagagagaggaggaggtgcagaTGTAGATGATGCGCATGTCTGGACTCGACCTAACATTAGTTTAGACAGCAACGCACCTGTTCTAGCCTTATTTCTGCATTGACAAGCTGGTAGACTATCGAGTCCGAGAGACCTGCATCACGCAACAGGAAGGCTGTGAGAACTTCATCGTCCTTCAGAATGTCGTTTATCTTGAGCCCGCGGCCTAGACGGAAAATCAGAAGCAGGAAGACGGTGATCGGTCAGAGACACTAAAAGCAATACTGACCCGGCCAGCACTGGACTGCTCAGAGGAAATGATTCACAGTGGCACATAAATGTTGAAGATGATCTCAACTGAAACACCAGCCATAAAAAAACACCAAGTGAATACTTCAGAGATGAATCAAAATAACAGTAAATTAAACAGAGCACCTTTATTCTGGATAATCTCAGTGCAACTGTCAGTAAAGCCAGTGAACCTGCTGTATATATCTTATATAGTTTAGATccaacagtgaaaatgtaacATCCAATGAATGTGAATCATCGACTGTGAAAAGATTCATTTACAGAGATCATACTGAAGAAGAGACAAGAAACTATAGAGGAGATGTTTGacaggaaaaagacagaggcGACAAAGCAGCAATATTAAGCTTATTTAGTCAAAACAATTTTCAGAATTATCTATTTGTTGCACCTTATACATGATTTagtgttttatgttgttgcCTCTTGGTGACTCCTGTTTCACTCTGAAGGGACGTACCACAGTATGAAGAATGTGTCACATTTTCCCTTTACCTGACACCATAGAAGGGTTGTTGCGTAACGTCTCCATGAAGTTTGAGAAGGATGATACATCGTGCCAAAGCCGGCCGAGCCTTTGGACCTCCGTTTCATTGAGCAGAAGCTCCTGTACGTCAACATAAAACCGTGCCAATCtggaaaaagccaaaagaggaaaaaaaaaaaaacaaaaaaacaacaacaactcataaatgtttgtgttaataagaaaatatttaatattttcacaacttactgatttcttttcatactttacagttttcctgcattttatttggAGTTCTGATATCCATGTGAAGCCATATTTGCAGCTTTGAGCACCAGTGAAGTTTGTGCTCAGATGAGGGGACCTGAGGCGtctttctgattggctggctgatTTCAGAACGATCGAATATTAACAGAGCAGATTTCTggtaaacactcagagaaaccGTATCCTGCCAGGTTGGTTGGCGGCTCCAAGTGAGCTGGGCTTGAGCTGAAAGCAGCGGCTGCTTTCTTGTGACATTACAAAGTCAAAGAAGTCCTGCTGGCTCGTATTGAGTTTTATGTGTAtatttcagtttggactgagcaatttgatactttcacagtatCACTAAAGTACCTCGACCTCCTTCATAACTATAAAAGACAAGAGTAGCTCCCTTCATACAATATGAGACTTTTACATGTCTAACTGTTAATAACTGGAAGCAAATGCCAATGGAAATGTCAAATAGCTAGTTTTATGAAGTCTCTGCTACAGTGGGAGTTTATAAGGTACAAGAAGCTTACAATGAGTTGTTATAGTTAGAGACCACTCCTGGAGACTCTCCTCTGGTTTGATATTTGAAGCAGGGGTTGTTGGCGTTGCAGAAAATGCCTTGTATCCAGGGCAAAATCCCTGCTGAGGGCATTGCCTTGTTGGGGAAATGGCCTGAGGGAGCAGACAACACATTGAAGACTTGTGATTCAAAAGAGTTGCCAAAGGGTTACCTATTGTCTCTATGAGAAGAAGAAGTGTTTGCGtgccattttttaaaaatagattacTGAGGCGGCCTGTTAGTCGGGAATGAATTCTTACATTCATGCTGCTGGTAGAGTGGGTTGGCCTTCCTCAGCCACACCAGGCCAATGAATAACAACACAGGCCAGAATATCTCCACCAGGAAGCGGATCTGGACAGAAACAGGCAACAGAGTCCGTGAAATGCCAGAGAAATTTGAACACCTGCACAGTGCAGAACAATCCCTCAACTTTAAGGTCACTACAGAGTTCATCAGAGAGCTGCTGCCAGCTTtagtttgtgttgattttgtttgctCCAAAGTTGTTTCTAAGGCGTAATCCAACCTCATTCACAGCAAACGATCGTACCTTCTGTCTCTTGCGGAGGGTCCAGTTTTTCCACAGTAACAGGCCGATTTGGGAGCCTGTCTTCATTGCTCCGCAGCTTAACCCCTGGAGGGGGGGTCATCagactgtgacacacacacacacagtgatgacGTGAAGTTATATTGACGTCAGGCAAAATATTTACCATTATTCATCTATGTGAAACGTGTCATGGTACTGAAACATCTACATCCTTCACAAAATCCTTTATAGAAGGATGTGAAGAAGTCAGGTAGTAGAGAGAATTCACTCATTACTCAgctgaaaacattattttgacagcaggaaacacacacgTCATAGACTGAATGTGCCCTGGTTTTGGTTTTGACTTCCCCTTTACTCAAACTGTATCGCTTTAGACTTTTTGGAAAAACTGCGCCTTTGCTTGTTCCACAGCAAAACAATATCAGCTATCAGCTATCATGTTAGCAAAAGGTGGCGGCTTCTTTGCAGGAAACTACATTTTTGGAATAACATCTTTAAAACTATTAACTATGCACGACGCTTTACTGCGTACACCCAATGCGCTATGATATCTACATTATCATGCActtattttgaaaggaaaaattaattttacagatgcaaaaaaacaacaacaacaacaacaaaacccaaTTTAAATGCCAATCACATCTGCAGGTTATGTGCAGATGGCCTTAGAAAATGTCAGACATGGGGAGTAATTTGTTCAGTGACATGTCCAATAGATTACTGCAGTCTGCCAGACTGAGGATGCAGGGACATAAACTAGAAAAACAGCGGAACACTAGGAGAATAAAGGCTATCACTGAGAGTCTGGCTTATAAATCACCTTATAACCCAAACAGTAAGAAGACGACTATACATGACGAGATGTCTTTGAGCAAGATTGACAGAAATAGAAATTACGTGGCAGACAGGtctcattattaaaaaaagaaagaaaaagaaaaagcataaCTAGAagctatataaaaaaaaaaaacaaaacaaaaaaacaactcaccaGGATGTCACAACATTATATCTATAATCTACTGAAAGACTAATTAGCAACCACACACCTGTCAGCTCTTCCTGCTCATCTAATTTTGTCAGCGACAAGAATAAAACAGTAAATTCTGATCCTTACCTCTTAGGGATTAATATAGAAGTTGTGCGACATCTAGAAAGATTCACAAAGAAGCTGAggtaacagaaaaaaacattaagcCAGGTAGAAAAGAGGAGCTCCGTATGACTTGCTGTTgtccactctctctccctccagctctctctctctctctctctctctctctccctctccctctctctgcctgcaggtCAGCAGTACTCCTAATCTGATTGCTCTAATCTCCCAGCTCAACATGGGCAGGCAGAAAAAGACAAGTCATCCATTTTGAGGCAGAATTAGGGGGATATTTGCCTGAGAGGGTGAGCGAACTTCTAGGTGCAGAGAGGGACAGTTGGGTGGAGGTTTGGGATTTGGCGGGGTTGGGAGGGGGTACAGGTTTTCGGGACACATAGGTCACAGTGTCCAAGTGTGAGATCCACTGTAATAGTTGTGAGTCACTCTGCCGGTCCGAACACCCAACAAGATAAAGCACTTTTGACtttgcaacagcagcagatgacCCCGGCCCTGAGACGATGGGGTGTCTCACACCTCTGAGGTGAGTCACGGCGCTGAGCTGCTCGACGAGGTGGACGAGGGTCGGGGGAATGTGAGGCTTTGACAGAAGGACTGTACAACCACCTGCTTGAAGCTGCTGCACACtgtaaaaaacaacagacacagcTTACTCTGAAACAGAACTCTACTCCTGGTGCCTCACTCTGCAAAACACAAGTATAAATCTAGTTGGTTACATGGTAGAAATACACTACAGGCtgaaatgtaacacacacacacacgaacacacacacacacacacacacacaacacaacacaacacaacagaaggaTCTGTCACAAAAGTTAGATATAACTTTAGTTCCCTGAACAAAAACTGGAATAGAGCTGAACTGATTAATCAATCAGTTAATAATTGGATAATTGATTGaacttttgattaatttttcaaGCAAAAACTCATCATTCCCCATTTTCTGATTGTCACTTgtgagcttttgttttctttgtttttagctTTGACTCAATTTCTTGAGTTCGGCCTATAATTTATGGTTTACTTGCTAATAATTTCCAAGAGGTCTAgatgaagaaatgtgaaaatttcTCGCTAGAAAAGCCAAATTCAATAAgtaagaaaaatgaaattccaGTAAGAAATTAGTTTCCTAAAGACATCATTCTAAGGAAGAATTacaagaaaatctaaaaatatgGGGATGTCACCTTGGACAATTTCAAGTCATTACAAGTTTCAGCCCTCAAACCTCTTCAAAAAATTCTACGCATTCTTTCTCCAATAAGGCAAACATAAGAAAAGATTACAAGGGGTGAAAAACATGAGCCTGCAATTCAACAGGAATACAAGGAATGTTTGATAAGTATAAATAATCACCACAaggcttcaaaaaaaaaaaaaaaacaacttaggTTTGTTTACTGAAGcaattattttataaaacactcattgaaacagaaataaaggtttaaactatatatatttttttaatttgcagcaATTTGCAACTGTTGCATGTCATTTTTCACAACATTGAGATGGACAACATTACCATGACAAACATGCAGTatgtatgaatgaatataaaaaacGTAAACAGATACATAAGGCTTAcatactgagaaaaaaaaatgtaccaaTCAAGATGACTATGATGGAAAActtaaaaggtaaaaaaagatgaattctTTATAATTCAGAACCTTAAAAATACTTCAATCTATTCCTTGTGGAATAAATACGAAATTAGCAAATCTtaacaataaagacaaaattaGAATTAGAACCTGTATTAAGTGCATTGTGtgattacaataaaatataatttttaggacaaatataacaaaaaaattatagGCTTACGATTCTTCAtggaaagaaatacattttgtggttGGTAAAGTTTCTTTGACATGAAAACAGACGAGAGATATTCACATATTTGTTATTTAAGAACATGAGACCAAAAATTCTTGATATGAATTTTTAGCTCAGTCACTGTTGACACCTTGACTTTAATGTGTAAAATAGAATATATTAGTACTTATAACACTTTCATGGTGTATTTTCACAAGCCtatattttctctccctctcagctgtttgtaaaaaaatatgtcCCCCAGCATACACAATGGAACCAATACATTAATATTTACAGAtataatagcttttttttttttggcatcagaCAAAATGAGCCTCTCTGTGTTCAAGCTCCTGCAGCCGCCGTGGTCGCAGTCTTTGGTATACGGGTTTAATCTCACTGGGACTTAGGTCGTCAGAGCTGCTCGGGGGTGGGGACTGGGGCGGTGAAAGACTAGTGGAGGTCGACCCCCCGGGGTCAACGGCGCTGTCGGTGGAGTCCTGCGTTTGGAGTTTTGTCTGTGGTCGGGTTGTAAGGGCAGGGGATGAAGTGACTACCTGGCTGTGGTTGACGGGGGCAAgtgaggaggtggtggtggcagtggtggtggtgatggtggtaaGAGTGGTAGTCCAGTTGGGAAGCGTCCTAGCTCTGTTGTTCACGGTAACAGGGGGCTTGTAGAAAGTTCCAGGAGGAGGCTGCAGAGTCCTCGGAGGCCTGAGTGTTAGAAGGTTTGGTGAGCTGCCAGATTCACTGGCTGAACTATCTGAGCCATTTTCCCTTTTAGAAGTCCAGCCAGGCTTAACTGACACCGTGCTGGGGTTGGTGGAGAAAGTTGTGCTCAAACTAGACGTGGACACTACGGGTGCAGAGGTTCCAGCTGGGTTAACACTGACGGGTGTCGTGGCCTTTATAGGTTGTACTCCAGAGCTGGCAGATGGCAGGTTGGCCACAATCATGGCAGTCCTCGGTGTAACATCATAGTGCTTGTACTTCCTGTCCCATGTTTTCCTCTGCATTGTCTGTGTGTCAATGAAAGGTGTAATGTAGTAGGTGCTCACTCTGGATGAGCCATATGGGCGCACCTTTTCTGCCTCAGGTATCTCCTGTAAAGTTTTGGCCATGATGTCCCGCTCAGAGGAGGTGGCGTCATCATTAGCAGCAGGGTTTTGATTACTCCTCTCGATGATCTGAGCGGGGTTGGGCAGACGTTCCAGTGGCATGCTGATTGGTCGAGACACGTGCCTGGCACGCTGCGTACGTAGCTGGACCTTCGGTGCCACATTGGTAGGAGGAGGAATGGTGATGCTGGGACGGCCAAACACTAAGGTTGACCTCTGGAGATCTCCTCCACTAGACGTCTGGATCCCATTGAGTTCGTCCACGGACGAGACCTTGCTTCTGTCCGTTCCTGGCTGGACCTCCTGCACTTCATCCAGGATGTGTGTGGATGGGATCACTGACGAGTATCTTTTGTACGCTTTGGCACTCTGGAGGGGCACAATAAACAGTTGTCTGAATATCATGTATCAATGAGTAGTTCAGTAGGAAGTGGATTCTAATTTTGCGAATGCACATTGTTACAtaacaaagacataattttGTCAATGTCAGGGGTTTTATAGGTACCTACAAGACCTATTTACTTCTCATTCCCACCTCTATTTTAACCCGTTTACCCCACACCCTGAATCCTTCCTCACCTCCTTGATGTCCATCAGGGATGTGGAGTGCCTGCTGAGCCGCTGCACCTTCTCCTGAGGAGTGAGTCTGGGGGACCCCTGGCCTATGGTGGCCATGTTGGAGCCAGCCAGAGGTGAGACGTCAAAGACTGTTCGGAAGTTTTGCACCAACAGCTCCACCATCAAGGCCTGGTAGGGGTAGTCCACTAAGGAGGACAGGGACACCTCTGCATCAGTCTGCCGAGGCTTCACCAGCGTGGGGCCAAAGATAATGCCCAGGTTACTGGCAGTCATCTTGTTCTCGTCCGCCTGCTCTGTCACCCTGTGGTATTGCAGAGAATAAGTTATTTGTAACGGAGTTCTCTTATATTTCAGACATTATTGATGTAGAGTTGTCCAAAAATTGACAGACTTTCTGCAGATCAATATTTTTCTGCAGGAACCGACAGAACATTTCATCTACCTCAAGAAGCTGCTAAGAATCTAAATTTTTTTGTCACTTGGAATTCTGCAAgtatgcaaacaaaaacagaagagaacatCAAATACCCCGAGATGACAGTCCTTTTGAGGCAAGGAAATTATATTTCCACagaatatttgttttgaaaatatctGTGCTTGTGACAGATTTGAATCCTCCTGACTTCAAAAAGAAATTCGCATGACTTGTATGTTCTCTGTACTAGTTCCTCTGTGCCATAGGGAAGTGTCCCTttacctttgtgtgttttggggaagtttgtgtttgtctatgcATTTGAGCAAAGAGTAAAAGACATAATTCCTTGCAGGGAACTAgctgttctttgttttgagTCATACCTGTTCAGGTGTGCCATAAGGTAACGGAGAGTCCTGTAGTTGGCTGTGGGGAGCTGACGGAGCAGATCTCGGATCTTGAAGATGACTCTGTTGAGTTGTATGCTTGGACTGCTTTTCTCCTCTGTCGCTGTGCTCTGATTTTTATCAGTTTCCTCCACAATCACTCTCTGACATTCTTTGGACAAGCCAATTACATCATTGTAGTATCGGTACAAGATCAATGGTTCTGGTAACTGGAAGCATAAAGACATAAGAGTTAAACCAAAAAGATGGCCAACCACGTCTGACATTAAAGATTATTTAAAGAATCAAACTACAAGCATCTATGAGCTTTTATATCAAGTcataatcagaatcagaaatacttgaTTAATATTCATGGGGAATTTCCGTAATAATGACAATTTTAACATGAGCAAAACCAAAATGTCTATCCATTCATGACTTCAACATAAATTTCATCCACATTTGAGACGTACCTGTCTCAGGTAGAGTTTGAGAACATTGCTGATGTCATGAGGTGAAAGGTCGGACAGTTCAACCAAGTCCTTCCCGTTTTCAAACGCCTGGCAGAGCTTCTCAACACGTGATTTGGCACCATTAACACGATAAATGCCCTGTGTGTAAAAATCATACATCAGAACATTTTTGCAACTTTCCCAACATATCCAAGACATAGGATGTAATTTAACCTAATAACGTAACATAAGTTGTatagctcaaaaaaaaaaaaaagacagtacTGATATATTGTCATTTTAAAGCCCTCAAAACTGAAGTTTACCTTGATATTGAGGGCTCGGCTCTCAATCTCAGATGTGCACTTCTTGATGATAAAGGGAACACCATCTGAGCTGTTTTTTGCTGCTTGGGCAAAGTCAATACCAAACAAGTGTAGCCTGCCTTGCAGCTTTTTATGACCACACTGGATAGCAAGAGTCTCTAAACACTTCTTATGGCAGGCCAGGGagcactgacaaaataaaacagagaaagacaatCAGGAAACTCTCAAATTCAGAGTGGTTGATCGATGAATACTTGTAATTTCTGAAACCAATTAAAAGCGACATACCTCTTCACATTCAGCTCCGTGGAAAACGACCAGACTGTCGCACTCTCTGCATTTTGAAGGTGCTCGCAGTTTTCTCAGTTTGTGGGTTTGAGCAGCTTTGGACATCTGAGCATTTCGGAAAGGACCCGGAGAGCTGGCCGTCTCTGTCACCATCTCCGCCAGACCTGAAAATCAGAACAGCTAATGAGGGAACTAAAAACACTCATGCTGAATTAGAGAAGTGATGCAGTTCtattaacatgaacaaaacaacaagtagtttttgcttttgtacATTCCAGTTGTTCATTGATAACCTCAGAAAGTACTTAAGTGTTATTAGAGTTAGTTGAATGACTTTATTCTGTTTCATGatatatgtaattattttataatCTATATAATAAGATCcataatttattaaaatatactGCAATATGCGACTAACAATGTCTTAATTCTGatgtaaattttaaatattatttaaagtAGGATAGTCAGACTTCTTCAAAACAGGAAGTATAGGCTGAGGCCACATACCAAAACTAACATAACCTAATTTCTGCACAGCTCTCTCAACTGAAAAGACATGAAACGAAAGCAAAAATCATCACTGAGTCAGACCCATCTATTAGTGGTTCTGAGATGTAAAGTCATCTCTCACCCATCCCCTACTCCTTGTAAGTAGGACAAGTGCCTGGATTCCTTATGAGATTAgtaagacaaaacacacacacacacacacacacacacacacacacacacacacacacacacacacacacacacagtttaagtCTTACCATTGTCTGAGGGTGATGGCGGCTCCCTCTCATCCAAGTCATCAGCAGAAGACATTGTTCCGGTGGAGGGAGTCCTCGGTAACCGTCGCTTGAAGTCACCTGCACAAAAAGGAAAGTAATTAATTTTACGTATCAAACCAACATGATTTTTAAGTGCAGTGACGATGATGCAGTTTCACCACAGACGTACACAAAGACAGTGCAGCACAAAGATCATGTAAGCCGAAGAACATAGCAAAATGTGCAGATACAGAAATGAGTATTTCATAGCTTTGCAAAGTGTGGCAAACAGTTTCAGGCAAAAAGGGGAGGGCAGTTTGAGATGAGTAGTTGCGGATCAGCTACACACTTGTACAAGTTATACAAATGAACTAAACTGAAATTTAATTACACCCTCAAGAGCTTTTTTAAAGTAACGTAAAAAAGGATTGTTGTGAAAGCCTCATACCTGGACTAGCGGTGGGGGAATCCATGGACCTGGACTCACTGCTGCCTCCAGCACTCTCCGAGTCACTGCACATCCCGCCCTGGCTTCCCTGACTGCTGGAAGCCCAAGCTCTCAGCGATGCCTGGCTTCTCAGCGCTGcaagataaaaatacaaaccaccagtcacatacaaacagaaacaactgaGGAATACAACGATATGACAGCTGCGCACTTAGTGATATTTTTGCAAcggtttcttttattttgagaaacaACCAGAACAACACAGATATTCCAGACTCATGAGTAAGCAACACAC
It contains:
- the LOC115057551 gene encoding rho GTPase-activating protein 29-like isoform X1, with product MLRKSSSSSGSGTKHPPGPSRHLSKPHSGSLSAGSAKTLDMGRSSNPLSSMGLSSRLVGAPGVDPEYVMQLVNDVRWFADVLLNLKHAFQCKENLEGLQQVVQERLAELLRVLKAVIGKHQTLNSVDILGAAGTVIAKVKGVNFKEVNSENKTAIFGEIHRSIDTLAFTFGNVVSDFLMGDVDSGSGLGIPQTRRSRSYDNLSVDPEGYVSEKSDLVGPEVPLSREEEVDLTLLKNDSGVESALLYAKAWSKYIKDLLAWMEKRLSMDIEYAKNYAKMAESAKTLASQQDYMPFSDIYISTFKKDIEYNQLLIQTAIALQTNKFIQPLLARKNELDKLRKDIKEQWQREQKKMQEADATLRKARALKAQRREEYQKAHSSTNRSQEEHSNNTGNKQLEKKRRLEEEALQKAEEAQDQYQTCMADAGVRRMDLVNAKGTILTQIREMVFQCDLTLKAVTVNWFQMQQTQTVSLPAHYQALSDSAKLYEPGECYAEFARNLPKNLPKERLHSDSVSSDNTRFVFKRSVGSTHSSHGNLSQASGTSCDVLSGDEADCPSHRPGKISERRSNSSTDIQALRSQASLRAWASSSQGSQGGMCSDSESAGGSSESRSMDSPTASPGDFKRRLPRTPSTGTMSSADDLDEREPPSPSDNGLAEMVTETASSPGPFRNAQMSKAAQTHKLRKLRAPSKCRECDSLVVFHGAECEECSLACHKKCLETLAIQCGHKKLQGRLHLFGIDFAQAAKNSSDGVPFIIKKCTSEIESRALNIKGIYRVNGAKSRVEKLCQAFENGKDLVELSDLSPHDISNVLKLYLRQLPEPLILYRYYNDVIGLSKECQRVIVEETDKNQSTATEEKSSPSIQLNRVIFKIRDLLRQLPTANYRTLRYLMAHLNRVTEQADENKMTASNLGIIFGPTLVKPRQTDAEVSLSSLVDYPYQALMVELLVQNFRTVFDVSPLAGSNMATIGQGSPRLTPQEKVQRLSRHSTSLMDIKESAKAYKRYSSVIPSTHILDEVQEVQPGTDRSKVSSVDELNGIQTSSGGDLQRSTLVFGRPSITIPPPTNVAPKVQLRTQRARHVSRPISMPLERLPNPAQIIERSNQNPAANDDATSSERDIMAKTLQEIPEAEKVRPYGSSRVSTYYITPFIDTQTMQRKTWDRKYKHYDVTPRTAMIVANLPSASSGVQPIKATTPVSVNPAGTSAPVVSTSSLSTTFSTNPSTVSVKPGWTSKRENGSDSSASESGSSPNLLTLRPPRTLQPPPGTFYKPPVTVNNRARTLPNWTTTLTTITTTTATTTSSLAPVNHSQVVTSSPALTTRPQTKLQTQDSTDSAVDPGGSTSTSLSPPQSPPPSSSDDLSPSEIKPVYQRLRPRRLQELEHREAHFV
- the LOC115057551 gene encoding rho GTPase-activating protein 29-like isoform X2, translated to MGDVDSGSGLGIPQTRRSRSYDNLSVDPEGYVSEKSDLVGPEVPLSREEEVDLTLLKNDSGVESALLYAKAWSKYIKDLLAWMEKRLSMDIEYAKNYAKMAESAKTLASQQDYMPFSDIYISTFKKDIEYNQLLIQTAIALQTNKFIQPLLARKNELDKLRKDIKEQWQREQKKMQEADATLRKARALKAQRREEYQKAHSSTNRSQEEHSNNTGNKQLEKKRRLEEEALQKAEEAQDQYQTCMADAGVRRMDLVNAKGTILTQIREMVFQCDLTLKAVTVNWFQMQQTQTVSLPAHYQALSDSAKLYEPGECYAEFARNLPKNLPKERLHSDSVSSDNTRFVFKRSVGSTHSSHGNLSQASGTSCDVLSGDEADCPSHRPGKISERRSNSSTDIQALRSQASLRAWASSSQGSQGGMCSDSESAGGSSESRSMDSPTASPGDFKRRLPRTPSTGTMSSADDLDEREPPSPSDNGLAEMVTETASSPGPFRNAQMSKAAQTHKLRKLRAPSKCRECDSLVVFHGAECEECSLACHKKCLETLAIQCGHKKLQGRLHLFGIDFAQAAKNSSDGVPFIIKKCTSEIESRALNIKGIYRVNGAKSRVEKLCQAFENGKDLVELSDLSPHDISNVLKLYLRQLPEPLILYRYYNDVIGLSKECQRVIVEETDKNQSTATEEKSSPSIQLNRVIFKIRDLLRQLPTANYRTLRYLMAHLNRVTEQADENKMTASNLGIIFGPTLVKPRQTDAEVSLSSLVDYPYQALMVELLVQNFRTVFDVSPLAGSNMATIGQGSPRLTPQEKVQRLSRHSTSLMDIKESAKAYKRYSSVIPSTHILDEVQEVQPGTDRSKVSSVDELNGIQTSSGGDLQRSTLVFGRPSITIPPPTNVAPKVQLRTQRARHVSRPISMPLERLPNPAQIIERSNQNPAANDDATSSERDIMAKTLQEIPEAEKVRPYGSSRVSTYYITPFIDTQTMQRKTWDRKYKHYDVTPRTAMIVANLPSASSGVQPIKATTPVSVNPAGTSAPVVSTSSLSTTFSTNPSTVSVKPGWTSKRENGSDSSASESGSSPNLLTLRPPRTLQPPPGTFYKPPVTVNNRARTLPNWTTTLTTITTTTATTTSSLAPVNHSQVVTSSPALTTRPQTKLQTQDSTDSAVDPGGSTSTSLSPPQSPPPSSSDDLSPSEIKPVYQRLRPRRLQELEHREAHFV